The DNA sequence TGTACCTAATGGAATTAAGTTAGATGTAATTCTATAAAAATGTATATTATTTTCAATATTATATCTTAAAATTTTTTCTAAATCTTCTATATTTGATCTTGTAACTTCTTTAAGTTTATTTATTTTATCTATATTACTATTTAATTTAGTATATCTAGCATAAGTTAATGTGCTTGATGAAGTCACCTTTGGTAAATTTAAAGCTATAGCTACATATCCTAGCCTTACCTTCATACAATTCTCCTTTCAAATACAAATTTATAGATTTATCTTTTCCTTTAAAGCAAAGATTATTACAAAAAAGAACCCTATAAATTTATAGGGTTCTTTTTTATTATACTAAATATTTATTTACTATTTCATTTACTTCATTTTCATTTTGAGATAAATATTCATAAAACTCTAAGTTAGAGTTTTCTATTGCTTTTGACATATCATATAAGAAGTTTGGAACATCTTTTCTTAGTATATCTCCATATATTTTACCTAACTTAGTTTTGTCTTCTCCTACGCATCCTCCCATATGAAGTTCAAATGCATCTTCTGTTTTATCATTAACTCTTTTTTTCTTACCAGCAAGTCCTATAGGAGATACTTGATGTGTTGCACAAGAGTTAGTACATCCTGAAATGTGTATTCTTGGTAATGTATCACTTGTATATTTTTGCTCTTTTAAATAATCTATTATTTCTCTTAAAGTATCTTGGCTTTCTGCTATACCCATCTGACAAATAGGTACTCCTATACATGCTGTACTTTGTTCTATTTTATATTTTCCAGTCATGTTTTCAGTTAAATCTAAAACTATTTTAGCTTCTTCTCCATTTAAATTTCTTATATAGAATCCTTCACTCATAGCAAGTCTTATTTCTACATCTTCCATATCTTTTACAGTATCTATTATTTTATCTAAATCTGATACTTTTAATTGTCCATTTACTGGATGAACATAAACTGCATATAATCCATTTTGTTTTTGGCTAAATAATCTATTATTCTTTATGTTACATTCTATACCTTTTTTATCATATACCTTAGGAGTTAAATTTAAATCTAAATTACATTTTTCCTTAACTTCTTTTAAGTGTTTTTTATAGCATTCTATTAAAGCTTCTTCTCCCATTTCCATAAGTATATATCTTGTACGAGCTTTGTTTTTATTTTCATAATTACCTTTTTCTATAAATAAATTAGTCATAGCTTCTACATGATATAATACATCTTTTGGCTCAACTAGTTCATCAAATTCAGCACCTTTTATAGGATTTTTACCCATTCCACCTGCTATAAATACTCTAAAATAATCTTTTCCATCTTTTTTTACTGCTAAGAATCCTAAATCATTTATAGTAGCATTTGCTGCATCTTTAGGTGAACTAGAAAATGAAACTTTTAATTTTCTAGGTAATTTATAAGTAGTTATCTTACTCATAAAGTGTTCATTTACTTTTGTTGCATAAGGTGTAACATCAAATGCTTCTTCTGGATCAACTCCTGATAAAGGTGATATAGCAACGTTTCTTGGGAAGTTACCACCTCCACCTCTAGTGTACATATCCTTATGTATACCTTCTTCCATTATGTCACAAACTTCATCTATAGTTAATCCATGAAGTTGTATTGCTTGACGAGTAGTTAAATGTATTTGCTCTAAATTGTATTTATGTGAAAAATATTGAACTAACTTTAATTGTTCTAAATTTAAAATTCCTGATGCAACTCTAAGTCTTATCATAAAGCTTTGTCCATCACGTTGAGCGTAAACTCCCATACCTCCAGAAGCATGTTTAAAATCCATCTTAGACATTTCTTTTTCTAAAAACTTATGCCCTTTTTCTCTAAACGCTGGAATTTCATCTAATAATACTTGTTTATAACTTTCCATATTGTGTCTC is a window from the Paraclostridium sordellii genome containing:
- a CDS encoding nitrite/sulfite reductase; the encoded protein is MESYKQVLLDEIPAFREKGHKFLEKEMSKMDFKHASGGMGVYAQRDGQSFMIRLRVASGILNLEQLKLVQYFSHKYNLEQIHLTTRQAIQLHGLTIDEVCDIMEEGIHKDMYTRGGGGNFPRNVAISPLSGVDPEEAFDVTPYATKVNEHFMSKITTYKLPRKLKVSFSSSPKDAANATINDLGFLAVKKDGKDYFRVFIAGGMGKNPIKGAEFDELVEPKDVLYHVEAMTNLFIEKGNYENKNKARTRYILMEMGEEALIECYKKHLKEVKEKCNLDLNLTPKVYDKKGIECNIKNNRLFSQKQNGLYAVYVHPVNGQLKVSDLDKIIDTVKDMEDVEIRLAMSEGFYIRNLNGEEAKIVLDLTENMTGKYKIEQSTACIGVPICQMGIAESQDTLREIIDYLKEQKYTSDTLPRIHISGCTNSCATHQVSPIGLAGKKKRVNDKTEDAFELHMGGCVGEDKTKLGKIYGDILRKDVPNFLYDMSKAIENSNLEFYEYLSQNENEVNEIVNKYLV